In Tripterygium wilfordii isolate XIE 37 chromosome 17, ASM1340144v1, whole genome shotgun sequence, the genomic window TGATGGGTTCGGGCGAGTCAAAGGAGAacagaaaggaaaaacaaaaacaagagccGACGAAATCCACTTGGACCCCATCGTTCACGTGGGAGGATTTTGCCGAGGACGAACAATCCAGATCAGAAAGCAATGCTAATTCTTCCAAGACCAATGAAAATCCTAAAATCGGAGAGAAGAGACAAGATTTCGATCTCAACCGTCCAGTTTAACCCTCTGGATTCGAGGCGGAATCATCTAATCTGTAATTCTATTCCACTCTTACTTTGCTTTGTTTATCTTGTGATTGATGATTATGACCAGAAAGTATTGATCTTTTTTCATATCAATTTGAGAATTTCTTTGATTTGCTTGTGCTGATTTTTTTGATTGAAACCCTAGACGTCATGGGTTTAATTTATTCTTTGAGCATCTCTGCTTGCGAGTTGCCCTACTTGGAATGGAATGAATTGTCCTACATTGAATGGATTGGAGATGACATCTTAGAGTGAGACAGTCCTGCTGGTTTAGGGAGATATGCAGTCAACTAGTATGTCAAATCTCTCCACTTGGAATGGTCTTGTTCGGGTTTATTCACATCAATCCCTTCAAGCATCTCTGTTTGTTCTTATACAGAATctaaagacaagcttttcattgAATTTTATACAAAAAGACAAGTATCTTGAGATCATGAGAATAAAAGGTCGGCAAGTCAGCAATTGTTGTGAAAACGACTTCACCTTCTTCACCAAATAGCTTTTCATTTCTACTTGCAATTGAGAATGTAGGACCCTTGTACATATCATATATCTACACAGTTCACTTGAATGCTTGTTCTGAAGAATTCTAAACCCTTCTTTTCCTTCATGACTGTTCCAAAACCACCCTCCTTTTACCTCAGGTTTGTGGTTCCTAATTGAAatatctctcttttcttcttttctccttttctctttatgacttatgagtatAATGACAGGACAAGAAATAGCCAGGGTAGCACTTCAACATAAGCTTCATTGCTTTGTCTTATCAGATCTGCAATTTCTTGCATCATTCGCTTGTATTTTCAAAATGTATCTTTATGGTGATAAAGAGTTATGTACTCTAGAATCATCAAACCTGGGGCCGCGCCGCTTTTAGGGTCATGAACCTATAAGATAGTTTAAGGAATTAGCATTGGCTTTCATGTCCTTTACAATATGTTGTGGTCGTTGGCCAAGGAATGAATGTTATTGAATGAATCTAGTGGGAATTGGCAAGAATGGATCCTTGTGGGTGGCCTCATTTTTTGTGGCTTCATCAAGTTGTAGTTTTTCTGGAATTTATAACATCCCCAACGGGGCTAGTACAAAGCCAACTATGAGCTTGCTAGATAGAATCTGCTCTGATTATCATACTCCAACTCTTAGGAAGGGAAATGTCTATGCAATTGAGCGTAAACAATGTTCACTAGAAAGTCGCTACGAGAAAAGAGATTTATATCTATTGTACAAATTTCTCGTACCAATAAGAGCGAAAAAAAGAAGGCATATGTCTCAACATTTCCAAGCGAAAACAACATACTGAATTAAAATGGAGTAACTTCCTCTGCTAGTTTGATGCTGAGGTTGAAGGACTCTTGCCCAATTTAGATGATCCTAGTTCTACTGCTCTTGGACTTGGTCCTCTTGGACTAGCTTTGGGACTGCTCTCCCCTTTTAGTTCGCTTAACCGAGGACTGTAGGAAATACTTGGGCTTTGAAGGACTCTGGGGTCATTTGCTGGTGTTGCTGTGGAGCTTGTAATCTTAGGACTGCCCGTATGCTTAAATTCCCCGCGACTTCTAGTTATAACTTCATCTAAAATCTCAGTGTCCCCTGCATAAGGAGAAGCTCCAGCACCCAGCTCCGCCTCCTGTAAAAATAGAGAAATTGTTATAACCCTAAAGTGCTTAGAGAAGTTAAAATGTGGATTAAGATGATTCTTTGTGTTGTTAGAGAAGAAGTCGTACCGTTGCAAGATTGAACGGTAAAGCTGGTGCCTCTTCATACTCTGCTGCATCCAAGTCTTGAAGATGTACCCCTTTGAAAAACTTAGGAAGAAAGTATTGTCGTATAGGTACCAGAATCATGATCATCAGAGGAAACATTAGACCGGCAATTGGAACCCAAGTAAGTCCAAAACATGCGAGCAAATAAGTTGTTTGGAACATGGTAAATGTCGCAATTGTCTTGAACGGCACAGTTTCGACAAAAGTGGCATGGTAATCTTCAAGGACTCTGCACATACATGTTTAGAGTAAGGGACTAATAGAACACTAAGTAAGTAAAAAAGTGCAGGGCATAGGGTTATTACTTGTATCTTCTGCTTGGAGCAGTGAATAGCAATAATATCCTCTCCCAAAACTGGTTTCCAGGTAAACTTTCTATGGCCATAAAGGCAAAGTAGCCCCAGAGGACTGAAGTTGGGATCATTTTTAGAACTGGGAGGGCTGCAACACATCCTCCCACCATTGTAGCTTGAAGCAAGTTACTGAGACGTTGTTCTTTCACTTCAACGGGCAATAGATCATCGATTTCCTTCTCAATGTCAAACACTGTTTCATCAACTGGGGCATTCATGTTTCCCATACTTGAAACTGCTTGAATTGTTGATTCCTTCAAGTCCTTTAGGCCCTGCTTAGAAAGATTTAAAGGACTCAGGTCACAGAATAGGAGAAAATCTTGAGTCTGATGACTTAAAGAAACTGAATACTATTTCTGTTTTTCATGGGGATATATAAAGTAATCATACTCTGTCTGCGGGATTTTGATATATTAAAGGGGTCTGCATTTGTTGATATGCTTCTTGCATGTTTCCATACAGCTGCcccaagctttcattctttctcaCACTTCCGCGCGCAGATGCAACAAGCCGATTACGAAGCAACTGCATGAATAGACAAAGACTGTCGTGAGAAAAGCTTGTTCTTATGAATTATGAGGTCCTATGTAGCCTcaggaaaacaaaaagaaggaaTATTTCATGTTTTAGCAGAAGGAATGGAAACTACCTGGTGTTTAAGAGTAGCCAGACTCTTTGTATGCATTGGAGATTGTGGGATAACTCCATTTGAGGGAGGGATTCCAATAAGTCCACAAAGTAATGTCTGCCACCAAGAAAGATGTAATTTGATATCAGGTTTGAGAATTATGGATAACTCCATTTGAGGGAGAGATTTTCCAACTATCCTTTGTGGGGTTTGGCCTCATTCTCCCCACATGGGCTTTGGCCCGGTCTTACCTATCGTCAGCGTGGAGCGGGCTGGATTGGCTGCCCCACTTTAAAGCTAACCCAACTGTCCGGTGAACATGTTGGGTTGGAGAATTCAcggttatcaaaaaaactaAAAGTGAAAGGTGGAAGGGAGTTTACGTACCAAAAATCCGAGAAGAAGTAAGTCGTAATGATATGAAGGGGGCTTTCTTAAGTTGAAGTCTTTTTGCTGAGCAAGTTGAGATGCTACACTATGGTCGAAGTAGTAAAGTACTGCAATCATTGATGCAGGAATGAAAGCTCCAATTATGTAGAAGATTGGAACATTTAGCATTTCCTGTCATATTTCAGGTAAATGGTTAGAAAACTAATACGCGTTGTAGATTTTCGTTGATATTCTCTtaaactcatgtagccgatctcaaacttttgggataaaggctttgatgatgatcgGTTTAATCTTTTACGGAGGTACATGGTATGCTGATATTATACTTGCCTTAATGACAGTCCAGTTCGCATATGCACCAGGAGACCAAGGATTCGGGCTAAAGAGACGGCGCGGGATCCCTTCCGGGACACTTTCCTTTGGTATGTAGGAAATAGCAGTCCAGACTACAACCATTAATGGCACTCCATAGTCTGCTATGAGGCTTCTAAGCCAACCTgttcaaaaaattaataattttagtaAAGAAGATACTGAATATCCAAAAAGTCATTGCCAACTCATATAGAAGAATCCTTCTGTAACTTTACCAGATCCATATCTCCAGGATCTTGCCTTTCTGCTTCTCAATGCAGTTAGAAGCAAACCAAATGACAAAACCAGAGCGAACATCCCATTTGAAAACCTCCAAGAAGGTATGAACTCTGTCAATTTTGGGTCTGATCGTTTCGGAATGCGAAACTCATCGACAAGTCCCTGAACAAGCAAATGATTTTAAGAACCTTAAAGACTTTTAGCAGAAAAATATGACAGTGTAGTATAGAAGTGAAGTTGACTCTTACTTTGATGGCTTGTTGCATGAAGAGCATTGCGATGAGCAGACCGAACAATTCTCCGGCGACACGAGTAAACCTATTGATAATTGAACAAGCGCCTAAGATGGCCAGCAAGAACAGCAAGATTGCTGTCCAGACACATACCCTGAATAAAGAACATGACCAGACAAGTTATGTCAAAGAAATTCTATACTGGACATGGTATTTTGGCATAAATTCAGGGAAAATCGATGCAGAAAACAGCTAACCATCCAGTCCAAGCGAGAAACATGTCGCGACCCAAATCCGATCTCTCTTTCGCAAAGTTGAACATAAATGTGTACATAATGACAGTAGGCTCTGCAACTCCTAGTATCAGCAGAGGTTGTCCACCGATGATCGAATGTATAATCCCGCAAAGTGCAGTGGATGCGAGGGTTTGAACTGCTGTGAGGACTCCCTCTGAAAGTAGAAACCATTCAAGATTTAGATTAAACCTACATTTATACTTATTCATCAAGTAAGCCAACGGGTATAATTTGAGATCAATTACCAGTATCCCTCTCCAGTTGCTCGCCAAATGAAATGACCGGAATCGCGGAAGCGAAGAATATGTATGTGGTTGGAGCCAAAATCCTGCAAAAACAATGCATTTGAATCAAGCAAACAATACTACCGGTAAAAATAACAGCAGAAATGCTATTCAACCTGATAAATTATACATGTACCTGAAACCTGCCTTGAACCCACCAGTCCAGTCTTGCTTGTAACACATCAATCTCCCCCGAATATCATTCTTGATTCCGCGAAAAGGCACGAACGTCTCTTCCATCGTTTGATCTCGAAAACAAGCGATGCACAATCCCAAGAGTCTGTGAGACAGTGATACTAATCAAGTTACATGATTTGGGTACCTACAGAATgtcaaagacaaaaaaatgtgCAGAAGTTCTAACTTTGTTTTACAATGTGTGGGCAGAGAAGAGGGGAATATGGGATGTTATAATATATAGTAATCAAAGGCATCAAGGAAGGTGCATGGTGGGTAGTTTTGTTTTGTACTACAGACAGCAAAGAGGGTTAGAGAAGCAAATTAGAGTGTTGAACGTCCTCTCAATTATCTCTGGCTTTAGGGACACCAATCCTCTGCATCTTCTGTGATTTCCTCATAttagatggatccctcattGTGACCATTCATAGATTCACTGGACCTACTTGAAGTAATATGAGCTGTTGGATTAAGTTGGGTGATCAAGAGGAGATGGAACAAGAGATGATGATGCTCACACTTTAGTTTTGCCTCTGCATTATTATTTGAGCACATCACTGCCACTAGTCAAGTTGACTTCCTTTCTCTTAGAAACCAAGCAAATAACAAACACATTATTTAAATAGCTTGGGCGGGGGGCAAAAGGTATGGACTTGGGAGGTCTTGAGTAGGACTGTATAAAATTTATCGAAAAACCGAA contains:
- the LOC119982816 gene encoding uncharacterized protein LOC119982816, giving the protein MKRKHREGGGKKEGSAIDDREKEEEEEEKINTFYNLVRNIREVHTQMLMGSGESKENRKEKQKQEPTKSTWTPSFTWEDFAEDEQSRSESNANSSKTNENPKIGEKRQDFDLNRPV
- the LOC119982815 gene encoding LOW QUALITY PROTEIN: boron transporter 1-like (The sequence of the model RefSeq protein was modified relative to this genomic sequence to represent the inferred CDS: deleted 1 base in 1 codon), giving the protein MEETFVPFRGIKNDIRGRLMCYKQDWTGGFKAGFRILAPTTYIFFASAIPVISFGEQLERDTGNDLKLYPLAYLMNKYKCRFNLNLEWFLLSEGVLTAVQTLASTALCGIIHSIIGGQPLLILGVAEPTVIMYTFMFNFAKERSDLGRDMFLAWTGWVCVWTAILLFLLAILGACSIINRFTRVAGELFGLLIAMLFMQQAIKGLVDEFRIPKRSDPKLTEFIPSWRFSNGMFALVLSFGLLLTALRSRKARSWRYGSGWLRSLIADYGVPLMVVVWTAISYIPKESVPEGIPRRLFSPNPWSPGAYANWTVIKEMLNVPIFYIIGAFIPASMIAVLYYFDHSVASQLAQQKDFNLRKPPSYHYDLLLLGFLTLLCGLIGIPPSNGVIPQSPMHTKSLATLKHQLLRNRLVASARGSVRKNESLGQLYGNMQEAYQQMQTPLIYQNPADRGLKDLKESTIQAVSSMGNMNAPVDETVFDIEKEIDDLLPVEVKEQRLSNLLQATMVGGCVAALPVLKMIPTSVLWGYFAFMAIESLPGNQFWERILLLFTAPSRRYKVLEDYHATFVETVPFKTIATFTMFQTTYLLACFGLTWVPIAGLMFPLMIMILVPIRQYFLPKFFKGVHLQDLDAAEYEEAPALPFNLATEAELGAGASPYAGDTEILDEVITRSRGEFKHTGSPKITSSTATPANDPRVLQSPSISYSPRLSELKGESSPKASPRGPSPRAVELGSSKLGKSPSTSASN